Proteins encoded in a region of the Benincasa hispida cultivar B227 chromosome 2, ASM972705v1, whole genome shotgun sequence genome:
- the LOC120071216 gene encoding uncharacterized mitochondrial protein AtMg00810-like: MAEEIEAMERTNTWTIVSLPKNHHTIGSKWVYKVKYKQDGTVDKYKARLVAKSYNQQEEIDFSDTFSPIAKIVTVKVFFALATSYNWSLTQMDINNAFLNGDLFEEVHMSLPLGYQTSQVPWKGEKLACKLNKSIYGLKQASRQWSLKFTAALSSHGFHQSKSDYSLFTQGHGHDFVALLVYVDDILLTGPSPQIISSVKEVLKGHFKLKDLGHAKDFLGLKLSRSQQGIMISQRKYCLQILEDTGFLEAKPATTPMDPNLKLSKNEGELLKADDITCYRRLIGRLIYLQISRPDICFVVHRLSQFIHSPTKAHLNAAHHLLRYLKRYPGQGILISPITSFHLKAFVDADWGSCPVTRRSITGFCIFLGASIISWKSKKQVTVSRSSAEAEYRALASVTSEFIWISQLLKDLQVKILMPTTVFWTIKLLLPLPLIQCFMRGQNT, encoded by the coding sequence ATGGCAGAAGAAATAGAAGCCATGGAACGAACTAATACATGGACTATtgtctctcttccaaagaatcATCATACCATAGGCAGTAAATGGGTTTACAAAGTCAAGTACAAACAAGATGGAACAGTTGACAAATATAAGGCAAGACTTGTAGCAAAAAGCTACAATCAACAAGAAGAAATAGATTTCTCAGACACCTTCTCACCTATCGCCAAAATTGTCACTGTTAAAGTCTTCTTCGCCCTTGCTACATCCTACAATTGGTCACTCACTCAAATGGACATCAATAATGCCTTCCTAAATGGTGATTTGTTTGAAGAAGTGCATATGTCTTTGCCATTGGGTTATCAAACCTCACAAGTACCATGGAAAGGTGAGAAACTAGCCTGCAAACTTAACAAATCTAtatatgggctgaaacaagcctCGAGACAATGGTCTCTCAAGTTTACAGCTGCTCTATCTTCACATGGCTTTCATCAATCCAAGTCTGATTATTCTCTTTTTACCCAAGGAcatggacatgattttgtagcATTATTGGTATATGTAGATGACATATTACTAACTGGACCATCCCCTCAAATAATCAGCTCAGTCAAAGAAGTCCTCAAAGGACATTTCAAACTCAAGGATTTAGGCCATGCGAAAGATTTTCTGGGATTAAAATTATCCAGATCTCAACAAGGGATCATGATTTCCCAAAGAAAATATTGCCTCCAAATACTTGAGGATACTGGATTTCTTGAAGCTAAACCAGCTACAACTCCTATGGATCCCAATTTGAAACTATCAAAGAATGAAGGAGAGCTTCTAAAGGCAGATGACATCACATGTTATAGGAGACTGATTGGCAGGCTTATATATCTTCAAATATCTCGGCCAGACATATGCTTTGTTGTTCATCGGCTAAGCCAATTCATCCACAGCCCCACTAAAGCTCACTTAAATGCCGCTCATCACTTACTCAGGTACCTAAAACGGTATCCTGGACAAGGCATTTTAATCAGCCCTATCACTTCCTTTCATTTAAAAGCCTTTGTGGATGCTGATTGGGGATCATGTCCTGTTACTAGAAGATCCATTACTGGTTTCTGCATATTCCTAGGGGCATCTATCATATCATGGAAATCAAAGAAACAAGTCACCGTTTCTAGATCTTCTGCAGAAGCGGAGTACAGGGCACTAGCCTCAGTTACTAGTGAATTCATATGGATCTCTCAACTCCTCAAAGATCTTCAGGTTAAGATCCTAATGCCCACTACTGTATTCTGGACAATCAAGCTGCTATTGCCATTGCCTCTAATCCAATGTTTCATGAGAGGACAAAACACATAG
- the LOC120070652 gene encoding putative WEB family protein At4g17210 isoform X3, producing MERVGEIDTKPIDSVQAGISLFGARGDQNKHKLTANNGYEKEREFHELVKDLANYKLQLEAKDAACMEALLKLEQQQKAINKLSELLKIGEARVLLDELEPKQNETIDQSLATDNFQEQLQVAKSELLGIETELSAYGEPGAKGITKVELLENNGGLEKEKTVDLIRHISELNKVIRLSKFVACGAEKEMSAALSAKDAEPELAKEKVIKLHKQLEEMSKQTELDMEQNELKEANFANEETFEIETLKNQLEKMKLEMDEMRDREASAQVEIALLKSELHKGRSKVAALVATEAKDESAKSDLHLAVQDLDEVKPLFERNSTSMEGDSNLAVNERRNDSVTLTFTSKEYQSSIENIDSTSKFSPDKIFHHISSECTDELEKLKKELEAATIRIGEFRSRAEQAATRAEMAEKAKEAIEDQLRKWREHKQRKKAALAAMKEVSAPPPPPKFKPSMYGDTSTVYQPLGKVLNLKF from the exons ATGGAAAGAGTGGGTGAGATCGATACGAAACCTATTGATTCTGTACAAGCCGGTATTTCTCTGTTTGGTGCGAGAGGTGATCAGAATAAACACAAGCTTACAGCCAATAAT gGGTATGAGAAGGAAAGAGAGTTTCACGAGTTGGTAAAGGATTTGGCTAATTACAAGCTTCAACTTGAAGCAAAGGATGCGGCTTGTATGGAGGCTCTTCTCAAGCTGGAACAACAACAGAAAGCCATCAACAAACTTTCTGAGTTGCTGAAAATTGGGGAAGCTAGAGTGCTGCTGGATGAACTTGAACCAAAGCAGAATGAAACGATTGATCAATCCTTGGCGACTGACAATTTTCAAGAGCAGCTTCAGGTTGCTAAGAGTGAGCTTCTTGGCATTGAAACAGAACTTTCTGCCTATGGAGAACCAGGGGCTAAGGGTATTACAAAAGTAGAGTTGCTAGAAAATAATGGTGgcttggaaaaggaaaagaccGTAGATCTCATAAGACACATCTCAGAACTGAACAAAGTGATTCGTTTGTCAAAATTTGTTGCTTGTGGCGCCGAGAAGGAGATGTCTGCTGCATTATCAGCAAAAGATGCTGAGCCAGAGCTGGCTAAGGAAAAAGTGATTAAGTTGCACAAGCAATTAGAAGAGATGAGCAAACAAACCGAATTAGACATGGaacaaaatgaattaaaagaagcGAACTTCGCAAATGAAGAAACTTTTGAGATCGAAACACTTAAAAACCAGTTGGAGAAGATGAAACTTGAAATGGATGAGATGAGAGATAGAGAAGCTAGTGCTCAGGTTGAAATTGCATTGCTGAAATCTGAGCTTCATAAAGGAAGGTCAAAAGTTGCAGCATTAGTGGCAACTGAAGCCAAAGATGAGAGTGCAAAATCCGACCTTCATCTTGCTGTTCAGGACTTGGACGAAGTGAAGCCACTTTTTGAGAGAAACTCTACAAGCATGGAAGGAGATTCGAACCTTGCAGTCAATGAAAGAAGGAATGACAGTGTCACCCTAACGTTTACTTCAAAGGAATATCAGTCATCAATTGAAAATATTGACTCAACCTCTAAATTCTCACCAGACAAAATTTTCCATCACATCAGTTCTGAGTGCACGGATGAATTGGAAAAGTTGAAGAAGGAACTAGAAGCAGCAACAATTAGAATTGGGGAGTTCAGATCACGTGCAGAACAGGCTGCCACTAGAGCTGAAATGGCTGAGAAAGCAAAAGAAGCCATTGAAGACCAGCTAAGAAAATGGAGAGAgcataaacaaagaaaaaaggcTGCTCTTGCTGCCATGAAGGAAGTATCtgcaccaccaccaccaccaaagTTCAAACCTTCCATGTACGGAGACACCTCCACAGTCTATCAGCCTTTAGGTAAGGTTCTTAACTTGAAATTTTAG
- the LOC120070652 gene encoding putative WEB family protein At4g17210 isoform X1 yields the protein MDENHSIPKFEKCTSKIRVIFLFHSSNFSGLLDQTTHFLNHSIKRQEEERRNASVIFLPSSFLTIPAALVPPNPKRRSLFPPISTNMNNPPKSTFLLCLPSYFLLNFPSFTFWLLNLPVLEMERVGEIDTKPIDSVQAGISLFGARGDQNKHKLTANNGYEKEREFHELVKDLANYKLQLEAKDAACMEALLKLEQQQKAINKLSELLKIGEARVLLDELEPKQNETIDQSLATDNFQEQLQVAKSELLGIETELSAYGEPGAKGITKVELLENNGGLEKEKTVDLIRHISELNKVIRLSKFVACGAEKEMSAALSAKDAEPELAKEKVIKLHKQLEEMSKQTELDMEQNELKEANFANEETFEIETLKNQLEKMKLEMDEMRDREASAQVEIALLKSELHKGRSKVAALVATEAKDESAKSDLHLAVQDLDEVKPLFERNSTSMEGDSNLAVNERRNDSVTLTFTSKEYQSSIENIDSTSKFSPDKIFHHISSECTDELEKLKKELEAATIRIGEFRSRAEQAATRAEMAEKAKEAIEDQLRKWREHKQRKKAALAAMKEVSAPPPPPKFKPSMYGDTSTVYQPLGKVLNLKF from the exons ATGGATGAAAATCATTCAATACCAAAGTTTGAAAAATGCACATCGAAAATCAGAGTCATTTTCTTATTTCACTCTTCCAACTTCAGTGGTCTTCTTGATCAAACAACTCATTTTCTAAATCATTCGATCAAG cgccaagaagaagaaaggagaaacgCCTCTGTAATATTCCTCCCTTCTTCGTTTCTGACGATTCCCGCCGCCTTGGTACCTCCGAATCCCAAACGGAGATCACTATTTCCTCCGATATCAACCAACATGAACAATCCTCCCAAATCTACCTTCCTTCTCTGCCTCCCCTCCTATTTCCTTCTCAACTTCCCCTCTTTCACATTTTGGCTTCTCAATCTTCCAG TTCTGGAAATGGAAAGAGTGGGTGAGATCGATACGAAACCTATTGATTCTGTACAAGCCGGTATTTCTCTGTTTGGTGCGAGAGGTGATCAGAATAAACACAAGCTTACAGCCAATAAT gGGTATGAGAAGGAAAGAGAGTTTCACGAGTTGGTAAAGGATTTGGCTAATTACAAGCTTCAACTTGAAGCAAAGGATGCGGCTTGTATGGAGGCTCTTCTCAAGCTGGAACAACAACAGAAAGCCATCAACAAACTTTCTGAGTTGCTGAAAATTGGGGAAGCTAGAGTGCTGCTGGATGAACTTGAACCAAAGCAGAATGAAACGATTGATCAATCCTTGGCGACTGACAATTTTCAAGAGCAGCTTCAGGTTGCTAAGAGTGAGCTTCTTGGCATTGAAACAGAACTTTCTGCCTATGGAGAACCAGGGGCTAAGGGTATTACAAAAGTAGAGTTGCTAGAAAATAATGGTGgcttggaaaaggaaaagaccGTAGATCTCATAAGACACATCTCAGAACTGAACAAAGTGATTCGTTTGTCAAAATTTGTTGCTTGTGGCGCCGAGAAGGAGATGTCTGCTGCATTATCAGCAAAAGATGCTGAGCCAGAGCTGGCTAAGGAAAAAGTGATTAAGTTGCACAAGCAATTAGAAGAGATGAGCAAACAAACCGAATTAGACATGGaacaaaatgaattaaaagaagcGAACTTCGCAAATGAAGAAACTTTTGAGATCGAAACACTTAAAAACCAGTTGGAGAAGATGAAACTTGAAATGGATGAGATGAGAGATAGAGAAGCTAGTGCTCAGGTTGAAATTGCATTGCTGAAATCTGAGCTTCATAAAGGAAGGTCAAAAGTTGCAGCATTAGTGGCAACTGAAGCCAAAGATGAGAGTGCAAAATCCGACCTTCATCTTGCTGTTCAGGACTTGGACGAAGTGAAGCCACTTTTTGAGAGAAACTCTACAAGCATGGAAGGAGATTCGAACCTTGCAGTCAATGAAAGAAGGAATGACAGTGTCACCCTAACGTTTACTTCAAAGGAATATCAGTCATCAATTGAAAATATTGACTCAACCTCTAAATTCTCACCAGACAAAATTTTCCATCACATCAGTTCTGAGTGCACGGATGAATTGGAAAAGTTGAAGAAGGAACTAGAAGCAGCAACAATTAGAATTGGGGAGTTCAGATCACGTGCAGAACAGGCTGCCACTAGAGCTGAAATGGCTGAGAAAGCAAAAGAAGCCATTGAAGACCAGCTAAGAAAATGGAGAGAgcataaacaaagaaaaaaggcTGCTCTTGCTGCCATGAAGGAAGTATCtgcaccaccaccaccaccaaagTTCAAACCTTCCATGTACGGAGACACCTCCACAGTCTATCAGCCTTTAGGTAAGGTTCTTAACTTGAAATTTTAG
- the LOC120070652 gene encoding putative WEB family protein At4g17210 isoform X2, with protein sequence MNNPPKSTFLLCLPSYFLLNFPSFTFWLLNLPVLEMERVGEIDTKPIDSVQAGISLFGARGDQNKHKLTANNGYEKEREFHELVKDLANYKLQLEAKDAACMEALLKLEQQQKAINKLSELLKIGEARVLLDELEPKQNETIDQSLATDNFQEQLQVAKSELLGIETELSAYGEPGAKGITKVELLENNGGLEKEKTVDLIRHISELNKVIRLSKFVACGAEKEMSAALSAKDAEPELAKEKVIKLHKQLEEMSKQTELDMEQNELKEANFANEETFEIETLKNQLEKMKLEMDEMRDREASAQVEIALLKSELHKGRSKVAALVATEAKDESAKSDLHLAVQDLDEVKPLFERNSTSMEGDSNLAVNERRNDSVTLTFTSKEYQSSIENIDSTSKFSPDKIFHHISSECTDELEKLKKELEAATIRIGEFRSRAEQAATRAEMAEKAKEAIEDQLRKWREHKQRKKAALAAMKEVSAPPPPPKFKPSMYGDTSTVYQPLGKVLNLKF encoded by the exons ATGAACAATCCTCCCAAATCTACCTTCCTTCTCTGCCTCCCCTCCTATTTCCTTCTCAACTTCCCCTCTTTCACATTTTGGCTTCTCAATCTTCCAG TTCTGGAAATGGAAAGAGTGGGTGAGATCGATACGAAACCTATTGATTCTGTACAAGCCGGTATTTCTCTGTTTGGTGCGAGAGGTGATCAGAATAAACACAAGCTTACAGCCAATAAT gGGTATGAGAAGGAAAGAGAGTTTCACGAGTTGGTAAAGGATTTGGCTAATTACAAGCTTCAACTTGAAGCAAAGGATGCGGCTTGTATGGAGGCTCTTCTCAAGCTGGAACAACAACAGAAAGCCATCAACAAACTTTCTGAGTTGCTGAAAATTGGGGAAGCTAGAGTGCTGCTGGATGAACTTGAACCAAAGCAGAATGAAACGATTGATCAATCCTTGGCGACTGACAATTTTCAAGAGCAGCTTCAGGTTGCTAAGAGTGAGCTTCTTGGCATTGAAACAGAACTTTCTGCCTATGGAGAACCAGGGGCTAAGGGTATTACAAAAGTAGAGTTGCTAGAAAATAATGGTGgcttggaaaaggaaaagaccGTAGATCTCATAAGACACATCTCAGAACTGAACAAAGTGATTCGTTTGTCAAAATTTGTTGCTTGTGGCGCCGAGAAGGAGATGTCTGCTGCATTATCAGCAAAAGATGCTGAGCCAGAGCTGGCTAAGGAAAAAGTGATTAAGTTGCACAAGCAATTAGAAGAGATGAGCAAACAAACCGAATTAGACATGGaacaaaatgaattaaaagaagcGAACTTCGCAAATGAAGAAACTTTTGAGATCGAAACACTTAAAAACCAGTTGGAGAAGATGAAACTTGAAATGGATGAGATGAGAGATAGAGAAGCTAGTGCTCAGGTTGAAATTGCATTGCTGAAATCTGAGCTTCATAAAGGAAGGTCAAAAGTTGCAGCATTAGTGGCAACTGAAGCCAAAGATGAGAGTGCAAAATCCGACCTTCATCTTGCTGTTCAGGACTTGGACGAAGTGAAGCCACTTTTTGAGAGAAACTCTACAAGCATGGAAGGAGATTCGAACCTTGCAGTCAATGAAAGAAGGAATGACAGTGTCACCCTAACGTTTACTTCAAAGGAATATCAGTCATCAATTGAAAATATTGACTCAACCTCTAAATTCTCACCAGACAAAATTTTCCATCACATCAGTTCTGAGTGCACGGATGAATTGGAAAAGTTGAAGAAGGAACTAGAAGCAGCAACAATTAGAATTGGGGAGTTCAGATCACGTGCAGAACAGGCTGCCACTAGAGCTGAAATGGCTGAGAAAGCAAAAGAAGCCATTGAAGACCAGCTAAGAAAATGGAGAGAgcataaacaaagaaaaaaggcTGCTCTTGCTGCCATGAAGGAAGTATCtgcaccaccaccaccaccaaagTTCAAACCTTCCATGTACGGAGACACCTCCACAGTCTATCAGCCTTTAGGTAAGGTTCTTAACTTGAAATTTTAG
- the LOC120070638 gene encoding mitochondrial import inner membrane translocase subunit PAM16 like 2-like, whose translation MAAKILANLIVMGSGILARAFVQAYRQAIANAAKSGVAQETIQNTVRRTSKVMTEQEARQILGVTEEMPWEEVMKKYDALFERNAQTGSFYLQSKVHRAKERLETIYQSKGQDAPS comes from the exons ATG GCTGCAAAAATTCTTGCCAATTTAATTGTTATGGGCTCTGGGATACTTGCAAGGGCTTTTGTTCAAGCCTATCGTCAAGCCATTGCAA ATGCTGCAAAGTCCGGTGTTGCTCAAGAAACAATACAAAACACTGTTCGCAGAACAAGCAAAGTGATGACGGAGCAAGAAGCCAGGCAGATTCTCGGCGTCACCGAGGAAATGCCATGGGAGGAAGTTATGAAG AAATATGATGCTTTGTTTGAAAGGAATGCTCAAACTGGAAGCTTTTATCTTCAGTCAAAAGTTCACAGAGCCAAGGAACGATTAGAAACAATCTATCAGAGCAAAGGTCAAGATGCCCCTAGCTGA